The proteins below come from a single Beutenbergia cavernae DSM 12333 genomic window:
- a CDS encoding MDR family MFS transporter — MSATLPNPVPTAEPERLSRDKFVLIALLLGSAFVVILNETTMSVALAPLMKDLGITATTGQWLTTAFMLTMAVVIPATGYLLQRLGTRGAYLLAMSLFSAGTLLAAVSPTFPILLGARVVQASGTAIMMPLLMTTIMTIVPTSSRGKIMGNVAIVMAAAPALGPAISGVILNSLGWRWVFGIVLPIALVSLVAGFLHVRDTGERTRAPLDPLSLVLAVVAFGGLVYGLSSLGEAARHAPPVPPWIPLTAGSVMLVAFVARQLLLQRTDRALLDLRVFSSRSFAVSLGIMAVSMIALFGSLILLPLYLQDSLNLTSLTTGLIVLPGGLAMGLLGPTVGRLFDRVGPRPLVIPGAAVVLGALGLLTTVSAGTSPWFVLGAHVLLSLGLAFVFTPLFTTALGALEPHLYSHGSAVIGTTQQLAGAAGTAMFVAVMTQGSVAAGEAGASPAAALADGVGTAFVWGAAFMALAFALTFLLRRQPAAELEHAVAH, encoded by the coding sequence ATGTCCGCGACCCTGCCCAACCCCGTCCCGACGGCTGAGCCCGAGCGCCTCAGCCGGGACAAGTTCGTCCTCATCGCCCTGCTTCTCGGCTCCGCCTTCGTCGTCATCCTCAACGAGACCACCATGAGCGTCGCGCTCGCGCCGCTCATGAAGGACCTCGGCATCACCGCCACCACGGGTCAGTGGCTCACCACGGCGTTCATGCTCACCATGGCCGTCGTCATCCCTGCCACCGGCTACCTGCTGCAGCGGCTCGGTACCCGCGGGGCGTACCTGCTCGCGATGTCCCTGTTCAGCGCGGGCACCCTGCTCGCCGCCGTCTCGCCCACGTTCCCGATCCTGCTCGGCGCCCGGGTCGTCCAGGCCTCCGGGACCGCGATCATGATGCCGCTGCTCATGACGACGATCATGACGATCGTGCCGACGTCGTCCCGCGGCAAGATCATGGGGAACGTCGCGATCGTCATGGCCGCCGCGCCCGCGCTCGGGCCCGCCATCTCCGGCGTCATCCTCAACTCGCTCGGGTGGCGGTGGGTCTTCGGCATCGTGCTGCCGATCGCCCTGGTGTCGCTGGTGGCCGGGTTCCTGCACGTGCGCGACACGGGTGAGCGGACGCGCGCGCCGCTGGACCCGCTGTCGCTGGTGCTCGCCGTGGTGGCGTTCGGTGGGCTCGTGTACGGACTGTCGAGTCTCGGCGAGGCCGCCCGGCACGCGCCGCCGGTGCCGCCGTGGATCCCGCTGACGGCGGGCTCGGTGATGCTCGTGGCGTTCGTCGCTCGTCAGCTCCTGCTCCAGCGGACCGACCGCGCGCTCCTCGACCTCCGCGTGTTCAGCTCGCGGTCGTTCGCCGTCTCCCTCGGGATCATGGCCGTGTCGATGATCGCGTTGTTCGGGTCGCTGATCCTGCTCCCGCTCTACCTGCAGGACTCGCTCAACCTCACGTCCCTCACCACCGGCCTGATCGTGCTGCCGGGCGGCCTCGCCATGGGCCTCCTCGGTCCGACCGTGGGGCGGCTGTTCGACCGGGTCGGCCCCCGACCGCTGGTCATCCCGGGCGCCGCGGTGGTGCTCGGCGCGCTGGGTCTCCTCACGACCGTGAGCGCCGGCACGTCGCCGTGGTTCGTGCTCGGCGCGCACGTGCTGCTGAGCCTCGGCCTGGCGTTCGTGTTCACGCCGCTGTTCACGACGGCGCTCGGGGCCCTCGAGCCGCACCTGTACTCGCACGGCTCCGCCGTCATCGGCACGACGCAGCAGCTCGCCGGGGCCGCGGGCACGGCCATGTTCGTCGCGGTCATGACACAGGGTTCCGTGGCGGCGGGGGAGGCCGGGGCGTCGCCCGCGGCGGCGCTGGCCGACGGCGTCGGGACGGCGTTCGTGTGGGGCGCGGCCTTCATGGCGCTCGCGTTCGCCCTGACGTTCCTGCTCCGCCGGCAGCCCGCCGCGGAGCTGGAGCACGCCGTCGCGCACTGA
- a CDS encoding type 1 glutamine amidotransferase has translation MSAAPQPPVLTVVQQGPDVGPDLFASWLTGLDLRIVRADLGVPVPAVGAVGDGLLVLGGQMTAFDDDAAPWLPAVRALLVDAAASDVPTLGVCLGAQLLARALGGRVEVAAPHGREAGVVDVRWRPDAADDAVLGPALASVGGGRPPSSSPVLSMHADVVTELPPGAVWLGSSAVYPFQAFRCGSALGVQFHPEASDHTLLHWASGHDDVDVAEVRAQLDERGEHAHALGRALAAAFAAQVRAASDARTCASA, from the coding sequence ATGTCCGCCGCCCCCCAGCCGCCGGTCCTCACCGTCGTCCAGCAGGGTCCGGACGTCGGTCCCGACCTGTTCGCGTCGTGGCTCACGGGGCTGGACCTGCGCATCGTGCGGGCGGATCTCGGCGTGCCCGTGCCAGCCGTCGGGGCCGTGGGCGACGGGCTCCTCGTGCTCGGCGGACAGATGACGGCGTTCGACGACGACGCCGCGCCGTGGCTGCCGGCCGTCCGCGCGCTGCTCGTGGACGCCGCAGCGTCGGACGTCCCGACGCTCGGCGTCTGCCTCGGGGCGCAGCTGCTCGCCCGCGCCCTGGGCGGCCGGGTGGAGGTCGCGGCGCCGCACGGGCGCGAGGCCGGCGTCGTCGACGTGCGGTGGCGGCCCGATGCGGCCGACGACGCCGTGCTCGGCCCGGCGCTCGCCTCCGTCGGCGGTGGGCGGCCGCCGTCGTCGTCCCCGGTGCTGAGCATGCACGCCGACGTCGTCACGGAGCTGCCGCCCGGGGCCGTGTGGCTCGGCAGCTCGGCCGTCTACCCGTTCCAGGCGTTCCGGTGCGGCTCGGCGCTGGGCGTGCAGTTCCACCCCGAGGCGTCCGACCACACGCTCCTCCACTGGGCGTCGGGGCACGACGACGTCGACGTCGCCGAGGTGCGTGCCCAGCTCGACGAGCGCGGCGAGCACGCCCATGCGCTCGGCCGTGCGCTCGCGGCCGCCTTCGCGGCCCAGGTGCGCGCCGCCTCCGACGCGCGGACCTGCGCGTCGGCCTGA